The Apodemus sylvaticus chromosome 17, mApoSyl1.1, whole genome shotgun sequence genome contains a region encoding:
- the LOC127667311 gene encoding testis-specific H1 histone: MAEAAQSSGESQGAELRIQIQQPVERTLRTPARRGTQSVLRVSQLLLRAIAGHQHLTLAALKKELGNAGYEVRRKVSSHHAGESTRSVKGTLLRVSGSDAAGYFRVWKISKPRRKSGRSRLTLGSHSSGKTVPKSPRPRRPRSRRKAAKKAREVWRRKARALKARSRRARSRARSRSRSRARSRASSRATSRARSRARSRARSRATSRARSSARSSARSSARSSARSSARSSARSSARSRARSRAKDLVRSKAREQARVRAREQAHARARTHDCVRSKEQEYVRAKEQEYVRTKEQECAKAKEQAQIGAREEVRIKAIDNSRAQPTKEDTSPWSTDQKMSSSKPREEKRQEPEKPVKRTIQKPVVAKVDNATSRQGKACTKSSTKSGHPGGTGTP; encoded by the exons ATGGCTGAGGCTGCCCAGTCCAGTGGGGAATCTCAAGGCGCAGAACTTAGAATCCAGATCCAGCAGCCTGTGGAGAGAACCCTGAGGACGCCAGCCAGGCGGGGTACGCAGTCCGTGCTCAGAGTGTCCCAGCTGCTGCTCAGGGCCATTGCGGGCCACCAGCACCTGACTCTGGCTGCGCTCAAGAAGGAGCTGGGTAACGCTGGCTACGAAGTCCGCCGGAAGGTCTCCTCTCACCACGCGGGGGAATCCACCAGGTCGGTGAAAGGCACGCTCCTGAGGGTCAGTGGCAGCGACGCTGCCGGCTACTTCAGGGTCTGGAAAATTTCAAAGCCGAGGAGAAAGTCGGGACGGTCCCGGTTGACACTGGGCAGCCACAGTTCTGGGAAGACCGTGCCCAAATCCCCCAGACCACGCAGGCCCCGCTCGCGTCGCAAGGCGGCCAAGAAGGCCAGAGAAGTCTGGAGACGCAAGGCCAGGGCTTTGAAGGCAAGGTCCAGGAGGGCCAGATCAAGGGCTAGATCAAGGTCCAGGTCAAGGGCCAGATCAAGAGCCTCTTCAAGGGCCACATCCAGGGCCAGATCAAGGGCCCGGTCAAGGGCCCGGTCAAGGGCCACATCCAGGGCCAGATCAAGTGCCAGGTCAAGTGCCAGGTCAAGTGCCAGGTCAAGTGCCAGGTCAAGCGCTAGGTCAAGCGCTAGGTCAAGTGCCAG GTCAAGGGCTAGGTCTAGAGCTAAGGACCTAGTGCGTTCCAAAGCCAGGGAACAGGCTCGTGTCAGAGCCAGGGAACAGGCTCATGCCAGAGCCAGGACACACGACTGTGTCAGGTCTAAAGAGCAGGAGTACGTCAGAGCCAAGGAGCAGGAGTATGTCAGGACCAAGGAGCAGGAGTGTGCTAAGGCGAAGGAACAGGCGCAAATCGGAGCCAGGGAGGAAGTCCGAATCAAGGCAATCGACAACAGCAGAGCACAGCCTACAAAGGAAGACACCAGTCCTTGGTCTACAGACCAGAAGATGTCGAGCTCCAAacccagagaagagaagagacaggaaCCCGAGAAGCCAGTAAAACGGACCATCCAGAAGCCAGTTGTGGCCAAAGTGGACAACGCTACCAGCAGACAAGGAAAagcatgcacaaagtcttctACCAAAAGTGGTCATCCTGGGGGCACAGGGACTCCTTAA